A stretch of DNA from Candidatus Margulisiibacteriota bacterium:
GGACCGCCGGAATTTCCCGGATTAATGGCTGCGTCAATTTGGATCAAGTTCTTTTTCCCAAGATCACCCAGCACCCGCCCGGTCGCGCTGATGATCCCGGCGGTGACGCTGTTGGAAAAACCATAAGGATTGCCAATGGCAATGACCCATTCTCCCGGCCGTAAGCTGGCCGAATCACCAAGCGGCAGGATCGGCAGCTCTGCCCCCTGCGGATCGATCTTGACGATCGCGATATCAAGGTCGGGGTCAGCGCCGGCTATCTTGCCGTTATATTTTTTGCCGTTTCGCGCGGTAACAATGATCTCGGCAGCGCCTCGAACAACATGTTCGTTGGTCATGATGTAACCACGTTTATCGATAATAAAACCGGAACCGGCGCCTCGCTGGGGGATTATCCGCTCACGGGAAAAACTCCTGAATTCCGGCATCACCCCAAAAAAATCGTTCGTATTAAAAAAAGGGGAGGTGCGGATCCTGACATTTTTGATGATATCAATGTTAACGACCGCGTCTCCTTCGTTCTGGACAATGTCGGCGATCGTTCCCTGATCGATGGGGCTGGACTGGGCAAAGGCAACAGCCGCGCAAAAGAGAGAAAAAACAAGAAAGTTTGCCAATTTTCTGGTCATTTTTTCCCTCCTTTTTTCTTAGCCTTCTTTTCTTTGGCCCTTTGTTTCGCCGCCTCG
This window harbors:
- a CDS encoding trypsin-like peptidase domain-containing protein, which translates into the protein MTRKLANFLVFSLFCAAVAFAQSSPIDQGTIADIVQNEGDAVVNIDIIKNVRIRTSPFFNTNDFFGVMPEFRSFSRERIIPQRGAGSGFIIDKRGYIMTNEHVVRGAAEIIVTARNGKKYNGKIAGADPDLDIAIVKIDPQGAELPILPLGDSASLRPGEWVIAIGNPYGFSNSVTAGIISATGRVLGDLGKKNLIQIDAAINPGNSGGPLLNLSGEVIGVNVAIVSGAQGIGFAIPVNAANEIVQALIDNGRVIRGWLGVYMQDVDGRVANYLDLPMLDGAVILDIINGSPAQTMGLRKFDVFREVNGVKVSTANDMHEAIAALNPGAEIKVKVYRDGRVIYLTGKIAEKP